The following proteins are co-located in the Sandaracinaceae bacterium genome:
- a CDS encoding amino acid adenylation domain-containing protein: MQHGMLAETLATPARGVNVQQIVVRLHEALDPDALREAFHLASSRHEALRTSFRWRGRAAPVQVVHRVGPLSFEVVDWRDTDGSTHEVSLGAWLAADRARGVALDATPTTRWTLFRLDEHEWTLVWTFHHALLDGRSFTRVLHEAFEDYAQLARGLRPERPPAPSPREHIEALAQVDRAATEAFFRTRLMGLSEPTRLALGARRVDLDEPQPTHREHEVRLAQGDVERIAQRAAEAGVTFFTCVQAAWAILLARYARRDDVVFGVTRAGRHLVAGAEHMVGCLINTVPQRASVREERPLVELLQALGDASRAVRPFEHAPLVDVQRLSGLPQGEPLLTTNVVLERYLLQSHLRQLDPSWQAREVEVLEQSSFPLSLAAYLDGALVVRLEFDPRVYAAATIEGMAKHLLQLLEDIGHATVIIDPVRRLTQVGEVRTLGDEECARLLRETAPARPTERVVETYAPLFRRVAMAHPERIAVSCHVPPGADARYPDAAPLTYAELDRRSDAIAARLRALGVTREDRVAICLPRTVKMAEALLGVLKAGAAYVPLDPTYPATSLEYMLADSGARALICLSELAPLDTPSTVARLALDLDWGSDADRASDDPRSVHADPGDLAYVIYTSGSTGRPKGVMVEHRSLVAHNRALAREFALTPADRVLQFASFSFDVSMEEMLPTWLAGATLVLRSREMGESLVTFQRAVAEERITVLNLPTAFWHELVRRMDEHDERLPASVRLVIVGGEKASRRAYATWRRVAPGVRWLNGYGPTEASVTCAVYDPMRGPPLHADDDVPIGHATDHARLYVLDRRRRLAPPGVPGELYAAGPCVARGYLGQDALSGARFFDDPFAPGERMYATGDLARWSPTYELEFLGRIDRQVKLRGFRIEPGEVEAVLERHPGVTEAVVGAREDSDGHVRLWAWVTCAPEAPVDERTLRRHVREALPSFMTPSAISVMSAFPLTPGGKVDLSALPVPGTTSAPSRRGAARHATDRRLCALFAEALELPQVAPDQSFYDLGGHSLLAVRLLDRVNESFGVQLTLGVLKAADTPADLADRLLGSVSVSTPETIFPIQPRGTRPPVFAVHVLGSNGSYFGPLSDALGADQPVIGVTSPPRPTALPNDVGDIAAAYARDIMRYTSEGPIALVAVSLGGVVAVEVARQLRAAGRDVEFVGLLDALGPGPVDPLRGIARMRRHAQALTHQGPRYAMDKLSDRSQRLHHHARLLELRVRRALDLGVSDELGALEFVERNVQVALAHSLQPYDGRVTVLRATENVFYSDAYRRGGLGWGDVALAGVEVIDVPGEHLSMLAPPHVGTLARELAAALGRAHASWAG, encoded by the coding sequence ATGCAGCACGGAATGCTGGCCGAGACCCTCGCCACCCCAGCGCGTGGGGTGAACGTCCAGCAGATCGTGGTGCGACTCCACGAGGCGCTGGACCCGGACGCGCTGCGTGAGGCCTTTCATCTGGCGAGCTCGCGCCACGAGGCGCTGCGAACCAGCTTTCGGTGGCGCGGTCGCGCTGCGCCGGTCCAGGTGGTGCACCGCGTGGGCCCGCTTTCGTTCGAGGTCGTCGACTGGCGCGACACGGACGGCTCCACACACGAGGTCTCCCTCGGCGCATGGCTCGCGGCGGACAGAGCTCGGGGCGTCGCGCTCGATGCGACGCCCACCACACGCTGGACACTCTTTCGTCTGGATGAGCACGAGTGGACGCTGGTGTGGACGTTCCACCACGCGCTGCTCGACGGGCGCAGCTTCACGCGCGTACTGCACGAGGCGTTCGAAGACTACGCCCAGCTGGCACGGGGCCTGCGCCCGGAGCGCCCGCCTGCGCCGAGCCCGCGCGAACACATCGAAGCGCTGGCGCAGGTAGACCGGGCCGCGACGGAAGCGTTCTTCCGCACGCGATTGATGGGGCTGTCCGAACCCACCCGCCTCGCGCTGGGTGCGCGGCGCGTCGATCTGGATGAGCCGCAGCCGACACACCGTGAACACGAGGTGCGGCTCGCCCAGGGGGACGTGGAACGCATCGCCCAACGTGCCGCGGAGGCGGGGGTGACCTTCTTCACGTGCGTGCAGGCCGCGTGGGCCATTCTGTTGGCACGCTACGCCCGACGTGACGACGTGGTCTTCGGTGTGACACGCGCAGGTAGACACCTCGTCGCGGGCGCAGAGCACATGGTGGGGTGTCTGATCAACACGGTGCCGCAGCGTGCGTCGGTGCGCGAGGAGCGGCCGCTGGTGGAGCTGCTCCAAGCCCTGGGAGACGCGTCGCGAGCCGTGCGTCCCTTCGAGCACGCCCCGCTGGTGGACGTGCAGAGGCTCAGCGGCCTTCCCCAGGGCGAACCACTGCTCACGACGAACGTCGTGCTCGAGCGTTACCTGCTGCAGTCGCACCTGCGCCAGCTGGACCCGTCGTGGCAAGCGCGTGAGGTGGAGGTGTTGGAGCAGAGCTCGTTTCCGCTCAGTCTCGCAGCCTACCTCGACGGCGCCTTGGTCGTGCGGCTGGAGTTCGACCCGCGGGTCTACGCCGCAGCCACCATCGAGGGCATGGCGAAGCACTTGCTGCAGCTGCTCGAAGACATCGGCCACGCGACCGTGATCATCGACCCCGTCCGGCGACTGACGCAGGTCGGGGAGGTCCGCACACTGGGCGACGAGGAGTGCGCCCGGCTCCTCCGAGAGACCGCGCCTGCGCGACCAACCGAGCGTGTGGTGGAGACGTACGCTCCGCTCTTTCGACGTGTGGCCATGGCCCACCCCGAGAGGATCGCCGTATCGTGCCACGTACCGCCGGGCGCAGACGCCCGGTACCCAGACGCCGCTCCGCTCACCTACGCGGAGCTCGACCGACGCAGCGACGCCATCGCCGCTCGGCTGCGCGCACTTGGAGTCACGCGCGAGGACCGGGTGGCCATCTGCCTGCCTCGCACGGTGAAGATGGCGGAGGCGTTACTCGGAGTGTTGAAGGCGGGGGCCGCGTACGTGCCCCTCGACCCCACGTATCCTGCGACGTCGCTCGAGTACATGCTGGCGGACTCGGGTGCGCGCGCGCTGATCTGCCTGTCCGAGCTCGCGCCACTGGACACGCCATCGACCGTCGCGCGTCTCGCGCTGGACCTCGACTGGGGCTCAGACGCAGACCGTGCGAGCGACGACCCGCGATCCGTCCACGCCGACCCGGGCGACCTCGCGTACGTGATCTACACGTCGGGCTCCACGGGGCGCCCCAAGGGCGTGATGGTGGAGCATCGCTCGCTGGTCGCACACAACCGAGCGCTGGCGCGTGAGTTCGCGCTCACCCCTGCAGATCGCGTGCTGCAGTTCGCCAGCTTCAGCTTCGACGTGAGCATGGAGGAGATGCTGCCTACGTGGCTCGCAGGCGCCACGCTGGTGCTGCGCAGCCGAGAGATGGGCGAGTCCCTCGTCACGTTCCAGCGCGCGGTGGCCGAGGAGCGCATCACCGTCCTGAACCTCCCGACCGCTTTCTGGCACGAGCTGGTGCGTCGCATGGACGAGCACGACGAGCGCCTGCCCGCATCCGTACGGCTCGTCATCGTGGGTGGAGAGAAGGCCTCGCGACGCGCCTACGCGACCTGGCGCCGCGTCGCGCCGGGCGTGCGCTGGCTGAACGGCTACGGCCCCACCGAAGCCAGCGTCACCTGCGCCGTGTACGACCCCATGCGCGGCCCCCCCTTGCACGCAGATGACGATGTGCCGATCGGGCACGCCACCGACCACGCTCGCCTCTACGTGCTCGACCGGCGTCGGAGGCTCGCGCCACCCGGGGTCCCTGGGGAGCTCTACGCCGCAGGCCCCTGCGTCGCACGCGGTTACCTGGGGCAGGACGCGCTGAGCGGTGCGCGATTCTTCGACGACCCCTTTGCGCCGGGCGAACGGATGTACGCCACCGGCGACCTGGCGCGCTGGTCGCCGACGTACGAGCTCGAGTTCCTCGGTCGCATCGACCGGCAGGTGAAGCTGCGTGGGTTCCGCATCGAACCCGGTGAGGTGGAGGCGGTGCTGGAGCGCCACCCCGGCGTGACCGAGGCCGTCGTCGGCGCGCGCGAGGACTCCGACGGGCACGTTCGTCTGTGGGCTTGGGTCACCTGCGCGCCCGAGGCTCCTGTGGACGAACGAACACTTCGGCGACACGTGCGCGAGGCGCTGCCGTCGTTCATGACCCCTTCCGCGATCAGCGTGATGTCCGCGTTTCCGCTGACACCAGGCGGCAAGGTCGACCTGAGCGCGCTGCCCGTGCCGGGAACGACCAGCGCCCCATCGAGACGAGGTGCGGCGCGGCACGCCACGGACAGGCGTCTGTGCGCATTGTTCGCCGAGGCCCTCGAGCTGCCACAGGTCGCTCCAGACCAGTCGTTCTACGATCTTGGGGGACACTCCCTCTTGGCGGTGCGCCTCTTGGACCGCGTCAACGAGTCGTTCGGCGTCCAGCTCACGCTGGGCGTGCTCAAGGCGGCCGACACCCCCGCGGACCTCGCCGACCGGCTCCTGGGATCCGTCAGCGTCTCCACCCCGGAGACGATCTTCCCGATCCAGCCGCGTGGAACGCGGCCGCCCGTCTTCGCGGTGCACGTCCTGGGGAGCAACGGCAGCTACTTCGGTCCGCTCTCGGACGCGCTCGGCGCCGACCAGCCGGTGATCGGGGTGACCAGCCCTCCACGGCCGACCGCGCTCCCGAACGACGTAGGAGACATCGCGGCGGCCTACGCACGTGACATCATGCGCTACACGAGCGAAGGACCCATCGCGCTGGTCGCCGTGTCGTTGGGAGGCGTCGTCGCGGTCGAGGTCGCACGGCAACTGCGCGCGGCCGGTCGGGACGTGGAGTTCGTCGGGCTGCTGGACGCGCTGGGCCCCGGCCCCGTCGACCCCCTACGAGGCATCGCACGGATGAGGCGCCACGCGCAGGCGCTGACGCACCAGGGGCCCCGCTACGCGATGGACAAGCTCTCGGACCGCAGCCAGCGCCTGCACCATCATGCGCGGCTGTTGGAGCTGCGCGTGCGTCGTGCGTTGGACCTTGGCGTCTCGGA